Part of the Vicinamibacterales bacterium genome is shown below.
CTCAGGCCCGCGGCCAGGGCGAGGGCGACGAACCAGGCGGTCCGGGACCGGCGCATGGCGCCAAGAATAACGGCAAACGCCCACCCCGGCGGCAACACTTCATCCCGGGTAACCCGTTGTCCCACAGTCGTTTTAGGTCAAACGCTCTGGTGCAACGGCGCGCACGCCGAATTGCCGTGTTTTCGGCCGTTTTTCATGGTCAATCGGCCTCGGCTGGGCTATAATGACGAGGTCTTCGGGGCTATCTCCCGCCCTTCTGACCCACCCACTCCTGGAACGGGGGCCACGTGTCATTCTCGGTCGGCGACAAGGTCATCTACCCCAATCACGGACTCGGTGTCGTGGAAAAGGTCGAAGAGAAGACCATCCTCGGCACAACGTGCGGATTCTTCCACCTCAGGATACTGTCCAACGACACGACGGTGCTCGTGCCGGTGGCCAACGTGGACAACGTCGGCCTCAGGCGCGCCATCGATGACGAGGAGGTCGAGCGGCTCTTCGGCAAGCTGGGCGACGGCAAGATCGACAACCACTCGAACTGGAAGGGCCGCTTCAAGGACAACTCCGACAAGATGCGGAGCGGGTCCATCGCCGACATGGCGGACGTCCTGAAGAGCCTCACCTTCCTCGCCAAGTCGAAGACCCTGTCGTTCCGCGAGAAGCGGATGCTGGACCGGGCGAAGGCACTCATCGTCTCGGAGGTCTCCGAGGTCATGCGCGTCACGCCTGGCGAGATCGAGGACCGTGTCGAGAAGGCGCTCGAGCAGTGCTTCAA
Proteins encoded:
- a CDS encoding CarD family transcriptional regulator, producing the protein MSFSVGDKVIYPNHGLGVVEKVEEKTILGTTCGFFHLRILSNDTTVLVPVANVDNVGLRRAIDDEEVERLFGKLGDGKIDNHSNWKGRFKDNSDKMRSGSIADMADVLKSLTFLAKSKTLSFREKRMLDRAKALIVSEVSEVMRVTPGEIEDRVEKALEQCFNVKAKNAQRAEAKAAKAAPVKVVAEKAPLKAVKPSAIQAAAAPAKARQARAS